The Thermococcus sp. M39 genome window below encodes:
- a CDS encoding dihydroorotase, with product MYELVLKGKFFIENQVVNGYIGVDNGKITKFSKSPLKGEEIIETKVHEVIMPGMIDVHVHLRDFNQKHKETVKSGTMAALHGGITTVFDMPNTDPPIMTKEIFEKREELFKKKSYADYALGILIAGNCEEVKKANADFYKIFMGASTGGIYSENFEEDYKCASKRVSVHAEDYELIQKFPERPNIVEVKAIEKALNASKKLKKSLHICHVSTKEGLKRILEESLLWISFEVTPHHLFLTKNDFEKNPLLKVYPPLRSKEDVRYLWQNFKKIPIVASDHAPHTLDEKEEGAAGLPGLETELALLLTAHNKGMVSLWDIIEKTSLNPAKIFGIKNKGFEVGKDADLIVVNLKEEWKVEPEEFYTKAKWSPFEGWKLKGKVKMTLLRGKVVIEDDEIVGKPRGERIVIES from the coding sequence ATGTATGAGCTTGTTCTCAAAGGCAAGTTCTTCATTGAAAATCAAGTTGTAAATGGATACATTGGAGTTGACAATGGTAAAATTACAAAATTCTCGAAAAGTCCTCTTAAGGGAGAAGAGATAATTGAAACAAAGGTTCATGAAGTCATAATGCCCGGAATGATTGATGTTCACGTCCATTTAAGGGATTTTAACCAAAAACACAAGGAAACAGTGAAAAGTGGAACTATGGCAGCTCTTCATGGGGGGATAACAACAGTATTTGACATGCCAAATACAGATCCACCAATAATGACTAAAGAAATTTTTGAAAAAAGAGAGGAGCTGTTCAAGAAAAAATCATACGCAGATTATGCATTGGGGATTTTAATTGCAGGGAATTGTGAAGAAGTTAAGAAAGCAAATGCAGATTTTTACAAGATTTTTATGGGAGCTTCCACAGGAGGAATTTACTCAGAAAATTTTGAAGAGGATTATAAATGCGCCAGCAAAAGGGTTAGTGTCCATGCTGAGGATTATGAGCTAATCCAAAAATTTCCAGAGAGACCCAACATTGTGGAAGTCAAAGCAATTGAAAAAGCTCTGAATGCTAGCAAAAAATTGAAGAAATCCCTCCACATATGCCACGTCTCTACAAAAGAAGGATTAAAGAGAATTTTGGAAGAAAGTCTTCTATGGATAAGCTTTGAAGTTACTCCCCATCATCTATTTCTAACAAAAAACGACTTCGAAAAAAATCCTCTCTTGAAAGTGTATCCCCCATTAAGAAGTAAGGAAGATGTCAGATATCTTTGGCAGAACTTCAAAAAAATCCCAATTGTTGCAAGCGACCATGCCCCTCACACTTTAGATGAAAAAGAAGAAGGTGCAGCAGGGTTACCAGGATTAGAGACAGAATTAGCCCTTCTTTTGACAGCACACAATAAAGGCATGGTTTCCCTTTGGGATATAATTGAAAAAACATCTCTAAATCCAGCTAAGATTTTTGGAATAAAGAACAAAGGTTTCGAAGTAGGGAAAGACGCTGATTTAATAGTTGTGAACTTAAAAGAAGAGTGGAAAGTTGAACCTGAAGAGTTTTATACAAAAGCAAAATGGAGTCCATTTGAAGGATGGAAGTTGAAAGGAAAGGTTAAGATGACTCTGCTTAGAGGAAAAGTTGTTATAGAAGACGATGAAATCGTAGGAAAGCCAAGGGGGGAGAGAATTGTTATTGAGAGTTGA
- a CDS encoding ABC transporter permease, which yields MGYGRYLAIRLLNALLVLALVTLLVSVLFTKVAEEDLKSSIQEQINMKLRANPELMKQLSADPERFQQWYQNEYNRLIHAYGLDKPFWVRVLERTKDTLTLNFGNTKTPIFGETNVKKIIAAAIPRTVLLFTTAQIIVILIGLLLGVKAAQVAGSALDRAVSIIAMLTSSIPMWWFGMIAILIFSFKLGWFPSGGMTSTPPKEGFAYYTDILYHMVLPVGTIVFVLFGGWAWTTRNIMIGTMQEDFIMAARAKGVPERKVIYGHALRAAAPPIITMTIFSLLGSLGGAIITEGVFNWPGMGRLYWTALQQNETRLLMGVTFVTVALYLISMILADLAYGYLDPRVKVGASQST from the coding sequence TTGGGGTACGGTCGTTATCTAGCAATTAGGCTGTTAAATGCACTTTTAGTGCTGGCATTAGTAACGCTACTTGTTTCAGTTTTGTTTACGAAAGTTGCAGAAGAAGACTTAAAATCAAGCATACAAGAGCAGATAAATATGAAACTGAGAGCAAATCCCGAGTTAATGAAACAGCTCTCAGCTGATCCCGAAAGATTCCAACAGTGGTATCAAAATGAGTACAACAGATTAATTCATGCTTATGGACTGGATAAGCCCTTCTGGGTTAGGGTCTTAGAGAGAACAAAAGACACACTCACCTTAAACTTCGGAAATACAAAGACACCAATATTTGGTGAAACAAATGTGAAAAAGATTATTGCTGCAGCAATCCCAAGAACAGTTTTACTCTTCACAACAGCTCAAATAATTGTTATTTTGATTGGTCTTCTCTTGGGAGTTAAGGCAGCACAAGTTGCAGGGAGTGCATTGGACAGAGCAGTTTCTATCATTGCAATGCTTACGAGCAGTATACCAATGTGGTGGTTCGGAATGATTGCAATCCTAATTTTCTCATTCAAATTGGGCTGGTTCCCAAGTGGTGGTATGACATCTACTCCACCTAAGGAAGGATTTGCATATTATACTGACATCCTGTATCATATGGTGCTTCCAGTTGGAACAATTGTGTTCGTTCTCTTTGGTGGATGGGCATGGACAACAAGAAATATCATGATTGGTACAATGCAAGAAGACTTCATCATGGCTGCAAGAGCTAAGGGTGTCCCAGAGAGGAAGGTAATTTACGGTCACGCTTTAAGAGCAGCTGCTCCACCGATCATCACAATGACAATATTCAGTCTTCTCGGATCTCTTGGTGGTGCAATCATTACAGAGGGTGTTTTCAACTGGCCAGGAATGGGAAGACTCTACTGGACTGCTTTGCAGCAGAACGAGACAAGGCTCCTCATGGGTGTTACATTCGTTACAGTTGCACTCTATCTAATAAGCATGATCCTTGCAGACTTGGCATATGGTTACCTTGATCCAAGAGTTAAAGTTGGTGCATCCCAGAGCACATGA
- a CDS encoding alanyl-tRNA editing protein — MTARLFYDDAYLKEAKARIDALEFKGDRIKLKLDRTIFYPEGGGQPSDRGIIKGDGFEIRVEKVYGKDEIWHEGTLKGREPKAGEEVELELDWEWRYENMKQHTGQHILSAVLKDLYDSNTTGFQIFENYNKIEIDFDGKLTWEHILKAEIRANEIVRRDLPVEIEFYDKLPEDLRNQLRKDLSDKVKPPIRIVRIPGVDVIPCGGTHVKSTGEVGFIKVVNFYKKSKNIWRIEFVCGNRALRYLGDLLKDYWRSLDEMPNKNRPLVERVRELKSEIEKLEEEKKALRLEVWEWKAKALLKESEEVKGIKIVSTVEELDMKDAQAFVVYLVDKNPNTIALVVGRNYVIFAKNRGVEGVSMKELLREVLKETSGGGGGSEVLAKGGGFKVEPEKVLEIAKEKLKRLLQV, encoded by the coding sequence ATGACAGCTAGGCTCTTTTATGATGACGCTTATCTCAAGGAAGCAAAAGCGAGAATTGACGCTCTTGAATTTAAGGGGGATAGAATCAAGCTCAAGCTCGACAGAACGATTTTCTATCCAGAGGGTGGTGGTCAGCCAAGCGATAGAGGGATTATTAAGGGAGATGGCTTTGAGATTAGAGTAGAAAAGGTTTACGGCAAAGATGAGATTTGGCACGAGGGAACTTTAAAAGGCAGGGAACCAAAGGCTGGAGAAGAAGTTGAGCTTGAGCTCGACTGGGAGTGGAGATACGAAAACATGAAGCAGCATACGGGTCAGCACATTCTCTCAGCAGTTCTAAAAGATTTGTATGACAGCAACACGACGGGCTTTCAGATTTTTGAAAACTACAACAAGATTGAGATTGATTTTGATGGAAAGCTGACTTGGGAGCATATTTTAAAGGCTGAGATTAGGGCTAATGAAATCGTCCGCAGAGATTTGCCCGTTGAAATTGAGTTTTACGATAAGCTTCCTGAGGATTTAAGAAACCAGCTCCGAAAAGATCTTTCTGATAAGGTCAAGCCCCCAATAAGGATTGTCAGGATTCCTGGTGTTGATGTAATTCCTTGTGGGGGAACTCATGTAAAAAGCACGGGAGAAGTCGGCTTTATTAAAGTTGTGAACTTCTACAAGAAGAGCAAAAACATTTGGCGCATTGAGTTTGTCTGTGGGAATAGAGCTTTGAGGTATTTGGGTGATCTTTTGAAGGATTACTGGAGAAGCTTAGATGAGATGCCAAATAAGAACAGGCCCCTAGTTGAGAGGGTTAGGGAACTTAAAAGCGAGATTGAGAAGCTTGAAGAGGAGAAGAAGGCTTTAAGACTAGAGGTGTGGGAGTGGAAGGCTAAAGCACTTTTAAAGGAATCTGAAGAAGTTAAGGGAATTAAAATCGTTAGCACGGTTGAGGAGCTTGATATGAAAGATGCCCAAGCTTTTGTGGTCTATTTGGTAGATAAGAATCCAAACACAATTGCTTTAGTTGTTGGGAGGAACTATGTGATATTTGCAAAGAACAGAGGTGTTGAAGGTGTTTCAATGAAGGAGCTTTTGAGGGAAGTCCTCAAGGAAACAAGTGGCGGTGGGGGAGGCAGTGAAGTTTTAGCTAAAGGCGGAGGATTTAAGGTTGAACCAGAGAAAGTGCTTGAGATTGCTAAGGAAAAATTAAAGCGGCTCCTTCAAGTTTAA
- a CDS encoding V-type ATP synthase subunit D gives MSEILKVKPTRMELLKLKRRIKLAEKGHKLLKEKQDALIMEFFTIYDEALNLRRELNQKIEEAFEALRLAEIDVGLLRLKEIALGVKPNKEVEIRKRNIMGVSVPLIEAESFKRKPDERGYTFVASSPRVDLAAEKFEEVLELAVRLAEVEETLKRLAKEIEKTKRRVNALEYIIIPRMQATVKFISQHLDEMERENFFRLKRVKAILEARAEAE, from the coding sequence ATGTCAGAGATACTTAAAGTCAAGCCAACCCGTATGGAGTTGCTCAAACTAAAAAGGCGCATTAAGCTTGCAGAGAAGGGACATAAGCTTCTCAAGGAGAAGCAGGATGCCTTAATTATGGAGTTTTTTACAATTTATGATGAAGCGTTGAACTTGAGGAGAGAGCTTAACCAAAAGATAGAAGAAGCCTTTGAAGCTTTACGCTTAGCTGAGATTGATGTTGGTCTGCTCAGACTTAAGGAAATTGCTCTCGGTGTTAAGCCAAACAAGGAAGTTGAGATAAGGAAGAGAAACATCATGGGTGTTTCAGTGCCGCTGATTGAGGCAGAATCCTTCAAGAGAAAGCCAGACGAAAGAGGATACACGTTTGTTGCAAGCTCTCCAAGGGTTGATTTGGCAGCGGAGAAGTTTGAAGAAGTTTTGGAGTTAGCGGTTCGCTTAGCCGAAGTTGAGGAGACTCTCAAAAGATTGGCAAAGGAAATTGAGAAGACGAAGAGAAGAGTTAATGCCCTTGAGTACATCATAATTCCGAGAATGCAAGCGACTGTAAAGTTTATCAGCCAACACTTGGATGAGATGGAGAGGGAAAACTTCTTCAGGCTTAAGAGGGTTAAAGCAATCCTTGAGGCAAGAGCTGAGGCTGAGTAG
- a CDS encoding dihydroorotate dehydrogenase electron transfer subunit yields the protein MLLRVELSEVWEEAKNIKAFRFSRELDFVPGQFIMVWLPGFGEKPFSLADKDLILVKIVGAFTSKMFELEEGDYIWIRGPYGKGFEPKGKNIGVIAGGIGIPPLYALAKHYRGHFERITLIYGARSKDEFALLDIENYVDEIILTTDDGSLGVKGFPTDFLAERKDEFDYVYTCGPEIMMAKVLEIMNFKNVQVSAERYMKCGIGVCGSCALGEYLVCRDGPVFYGEQLKNTELGKFKRLPDGRIAKL from the coding sequence TTGTTATTGAGAGTTGAACTGAGTGAAGTGTGGGAAGAAGCCAAGAACATTAAAGCGTTCCGCTTTAGTAGAGAACTTGATTTCGTCCCAGGACAATTTATAATGGTCTGGCTTCCAGGCTTTGGGGAAAAGCCGTTCAGCTTAGCTGATAAGGACCTAATCCTCGTAAAGATAGTTGGAGCATTTACATCAAAAATGTTTGAGCTGGAAGAAGGAGATTACATTTGGATTCGCGGTCCTTATGGAAAAGGGTTTGAGCCAAAAGGCAAGAACATTGGAGTGATTGCTGGTGGAATTGGAATTCCCCCGCTGTATGCTCTTGCAAAGCATTATAGAGGGCATTTTGAGAGAATCACTTTGATTTATGGAGCTAGAAGTAAAGATGAATTTGCACTGCTCGACATTGAGAATTATGTTGACGAAATTATTCTAACAACTGACGATGGAAGCTTAGGAGTTAAAGGCTTTCCAACGGATTTTTTAGCAGAGAGAAAGGATGAATTTGACTATGTTTATACTTGCGGTCCCGAAATTATGATGGCAAAAGTCCTCGAAATTATGAACTTTAAGAACGTTCAAGTTTCAGCTGAGAGGTATATGAAGTGCGGAATTGGTGTCTGTGGAAGCTGTGCTCTTGGGGAGTACCTAGTATGCAGAGATGGACCTGTGTTTTATGGAGAACAGCTCAAGAACACAGAGCTTGGAAAATTCAAGAGACTGCCAGATGGGAGGATTGCTAAGCTTTAA
- a CDS encoding ABC transporter substrate-binding protein yields MKRSGILALLFVFVMLLGPLAAAEQGPAPDKVYISIRTNEETGITDVAKGDLDIFLWSVSGAKFKDLPADVLNNLKLIKTASGYWEITMNPVHDDDNPYLITVGDKKYFNPFAIREIRFAMNWLVSRQYIVQNILQGSGAPMIGGIRPSTGANPYFEPVYKALGISATADIAKAQQMVDEAMKKAAEELAKQGYKLEKKDDGFWYFNGEPVTVKFIIRIEDRRKDEGLYVADLIEKYLGFKVERLLWDRRKASSTVYLSDPKNYEWNLYTAGWVSTVNIKWPDDYTAFWYADWYGWLPAPVGWEYKPTLTVKDFIDYIGGPDKAVEALDLKYYGGDKLKEIYDWTIDDVTKLLVLTSVEINGKKYVLEEGNADQYWDLQKISMGLGIMDSIRMFTAETWEYFPVNKNRVKSIARDVSSGLWTRWSLITAETPDKVVNVAEYSATGALFMSAFNPIGGIDDVYASAIWRVVRDYPVFTDLSTGTYIPVRCEFKVERGPIKVPDDAVIWNATLQKWVAAHAGEEAKAKVTYDCKLGNWHDGTPMTMADFKYAIAFNYEWAYKNGDDDPYYDEKIANAFVDIANQIKGYEFVDEDTIVVYTDYIHPIADDVIAANNAVWPTLPWQLLYAMGELVAKGQEYGASQKYSFSEEAEGVAQLDLLIKDHVADLKKVIEALKAKKAVPAPIADDVKDPTPGYDALIKWIDTHGNAVVSNGPFYIERYDPDKIFVELKAFRDPTYPFSVDYWKQKLILAKLELAGVSVPTRVFTGDDLKIEVKANMVVEYPTEGTQPADKGFVYVEIRDENGNIVYSGEAKLAKAGVFELVVPGSETAKWEAGRYDIYVKGGLMEGVTSFTDKKTVVVIKKEITSKTTTTTTTTTTTTTTSESPSPTTTTGGGICGPAALVGLALIPLLLRRRK; encoded by the coding sequence ATGAAGAGGTCTGGAATTTTGGCCTTGTTGTTTGTTTTTGTTATGCTCTTAGGACCATTAGCTGCAGCAGAGCAGGGGCCTGCCCCTGACAAAGTCTATATTTCAATTAGGACTAACGAAGAAACTGGTATCACTGACGTTGCAAAGGGAGACTTGGACATCTTCCTTTGGTCAGTCTCTGGTGCTAAATTCAAAGACTTGCCAGCAGATGTTTTGAACAACTTGAAGCTCATTAAGACAGCAAGCGGTTACTGGGAAATCACCATGAATCCAGTTCATGATGACGACAACCCATACTTGATCACAGTTGGTGATAAGAAGTACTTCAACCCATTTGCAATTAGAGAGATAAGATTTGCAATGAACTGGCTCGTCAGCAGACAGTACATTGTCCAGAACATTCTCCAGGGTTCAGGTGCACCAATGATCGGCGGTATCAGACCAAGCACAGGTGCAAACCCATACTTCGAGCCAGTTTACAAGGCTCTTGGAATTTCAGCTACAGCTGATATTGCCAAGGCTCAGCAGATGGTTGACGAGGCAATGAAGAAGGCTGCTGAGGAATTGGCAAAGCAGGGCTACAAGCTTGAGAAGAAGGATGATGGATTCTGGTACTTCAACGGTGAGCCAGTCACAGTTAAGTTCATCATCAGAATTGAGGACAGAAGAAAGGACGAAGGTCTCTATGTTGCTGACTTAATTGAGAAGTACCTTGGATTTAAGGTTGAGAGGCTTCTCTGGGACAGAAGAAAGGCTTCATCAACAGTCTACTTGAGCGATCCAAAGAACTATGAGTGGAACCTCTACACTGCTGGTTGGGTTTCAACAGTCAACATCAAGTGGCCAGATGACTACACTGCCTTCTGGTATGCTGACTGGTATGGCTGGCTTCCAGCTCCAGTCGGATGGGAGTACAAGCCAACCCTCACAGTTAAGGACTTCATCGACTACATTGGCGGTCCAGATAAGGCTGTTGAGGCACTCGATCTTAAGTACTATGGTGGTGACAAGCTCAAAGAAATCTACGACTGGACAATTGACGATGTTACAAAGCTTCTCGTCCTCACAAGCGTTGAGATCAACGGCAAGAAGTACGTCCTTGAGGAGGGCAATGCTGACCAGTACTGGGACCTCCAGAAGATAAGCATGGGTCTCGGTATAATGGACAGCATCAGAATGTTCACTGCAGAGACTTGGGAGTACTTCCCAGTTAACAAGAACAGAGTTAAGTCAATTGCAAGGGACGTTTCAAGCGGTCTCTGGACAAGATGGAGCTTGATCACAGCAGAGACCCCAGACAAGGTTGTTAACGTCGCTGAGTACTCAGCAACTGGTGCACTCTTCATGAGCGCATTCAACCCAATTGGTGGTATTGACGACGTTTACGCATCAGCAATCTGGAGAGTTGTTAGGGACTACCCAGTCTTTACAGACCTCTCAACTGGAACATACATCCCAGTCAGATGTGAGTTCAAGGTTGAGAGAGGACCAATTAAGGTCCCAGATGATGCAGTTATCTGGAATGCAACACTCCAGAAGTGGGTTGCTGCTCACGCTGGTGAGGAAGCTAAGGCTAAGGTCACCTACGACTGTAAGCTTGGCAACTGGCACGATGGAACACCAATGACAATGGCAGACTTCAAGTATGCAATTGCATTCAACTACGAGTGGGCATACAAGAACGGAGACGATGATCCATACTACGACGAGAAGATCGCAAACGCATTCGTTGATATCGCTAACCAGATTAAGGGTTACGAGTTCGTTGACGAGGACACAATTGTAGTCTACACAGACTACATCCACCCAATCGCTGACGATGTTATCGCTGCAAACAACGCTGTCTGGCCAACACTTCCATGGCAGCTCCTCTATGCAATGGGTGAGCTCGTTGCAAAGGGACAAGAGTACGGAGCTTCACAGAAGTACTCATTCAGTGAGGAGGCAGAGGGTGTTGCACAGCTCGACTTGCTCATCAAGGACCACGTTGCAGACTTGAAGAAAGTTATCGAGGCTCTCAAGGCCAAGAAGGCTGTTCCAGCTCCAATTGCTGACGATGTCAAGGATCCAACACCAGGCTACGACGCACTCATCAAGTGGATTGACACTCACGGCAATGCAGTCGTCAGCAACGGTCCATTCTATATCGAGAGGTACGACCCAGATAAGATCTTCGTTGAGCTCAAAGCATTTAGAGACCCAACCTATCCATTCAGCGTTGACTACTGGAAGCAGAAGCTCATCCTTGCAAAGCTCGAGCTTGCTGGTGTCAGCGTCCCAACAAGAGTCTTCACCGGAGACGACTTGAAGATTGAGGTTAAAGCAAACATGGTCGTTGAGTACCCAACAGAGGGAACACAGCCGGCTGACAAGGGATTCGTCTATGTTGAGATAAGAGACGAGAACGGCAACATAGTCTACAGTGGTGAGGCTAAGCTTGCAAAGGCTGGAGTATTTGAACTTGTCGTTCCAGGATCAGAGACAGCTAAGTGGGAGGCAGGAAGATACGACATCTACGTCAAAGGCGGACTCATGGAGGGCGTTACATCATTCACAGACAAGAAGACGGTCGTCGTCATCAAGAAGGAAATCACATCAAAGACAACAACCACTACAACCACAACAACTACAACAACCACCACATCAGAGAGCCCATCACCAACCACAACAACTGGCGGTGGAATCTGTGGTCCAGCAGCCCTTGTTGGATTAGCATTGATTCCACTGCTCTTGAGAAGAAGAAAGTGA
- a CDS encoding 7-cyano-7-deazaguanine synthase has product MLTCSLCINNEKTSKIEIIAGKHICKECLVYLKHKPDRGKIRAELDELMKSVDKAIVAFSGGKDSTVALYLAKDVYKVPELEAVMIDHGFMAKEAIENAKRIAEYLDVQFTILRYDYSDIFREALLKAQSPCRRCSKRTMEKLRKYALKKEVKYIITGHELPFGHYPYRLMSGGIVQIRLLSLMSESERFEILKKLPFEFPKLAGYTTNCLILGPALERYYEKHGFSFEHRRIAALVRYGLLDKEKALEKVKKPEIPEEIKREVYERLNLKEPL; this is encoded by the coding sequence ATGCTCACATGCTCACTCTGCATAAACAACGAAAAAACTTCAAAAATTGAAATTATTGCTGGAAAACACATCTGCAAAGAATGCTTAGTTTATCTCAAGCACAAGCCAGATAGGGGTAAAATTAGGGCTGAGTTGGATGAGCTTATGAAGAGTGTTGATAAAGCAATTGTGGCTTTTTCTGGCGGAAAAGACAGCACAGTTGCGCTTTATTTAGCCAAAGATGTTTACAAGGTTCCAGAACTTGAAGCAGTCATGATTGACCACGGTTTTATGGCAAAGGAAGCAATTGAAAATGCCAAAAGGATAGCAGAATATCTGGATGTGCAATTTACAATTCTGCGATATGATTATTCAGACATCTTCCGTGAAGCTCTCTTAAAGGCCCAATCTCCATGTAGGAGATGCTCAAAGAGGACTATGGAAAAGCTGAGAAAGTATGCACTGAAGAAAGAGGTTAAATACATAATCACAGGTCACGAATTACCTTTTGGCCATTATCCCTACCGCTTAATGTCTGGCGGGATAGTTCAGATTAGGCTTTTGAGCTTGATGAGCGAAAGCGAGAGATTTGAAATTCTGAAAAAGCTACCTTTTGAGTTTCCCAAGTTAGCTGGATATACAACGAACTGCCTCATCTTAGGTCCAGCCTTGGAGAGGTACTATGAAAAACACGGCTTCAGCTTTGAGCATAGGAGAATAGCAGCTTTGGTTAGGTATGGGCTTTTAGACAAAGAGAAAGCTTTGGAAAAAGTGAAAAAGCCAGAGATTCCAGAAGAGATAAAGAGAGAGGTCTACGAGCGTTTAAACTTGAAGGAGCCGCTTTAA
- a CDS encoding ATP synthase subunit B, protein MSGKEYSTISKIYGPLMIVQGVKGVAYGEVVEIETESGEKRKGQVLEAREDMAIVQVFEGTRDLDVKTTHVRFTGETLKVPVSMDMLGRIFNGIGKPIDGGPEIIPEDRRDVHGAPLNPVARAYPRDFIQTGVSAIDGMNTLVRGQKLPIFSGSGLPHNKLAAQIARQAKVLGEEEQFAVVFAAMGITYEEANFFKKSFEETGAIERAVLFLNLADDPAIERIITPRMALTVAEYLAFDYDMQVLVILTDMTNYCEALREISAAREEVPGRRGYPGYLYTDLATIYERAGRVRGKKGSITQMPILTMPDDDITHPIPDLTGYITEGQIVLSRDLHRKGIYPPIDVLPSLSRLMKDGIGKGRTREDHPQLSQQLYAAYAEGRSLRDLVAVVGEEALSETDRKYLAFADRFEKEFVAQAYDEDRSIEETLDLGWELLAMLPESELKRIEPKYIKKYHPKYRRSS, encoded by the coding sequence ATGTCAGGAAAGGAGTACTCAACAATTAGCAAGATTTACGGTCCTCTCATGATTGTTCAGGGAGTCAAAGGAGTAGCTTACGGTGAAGTCGTTGAGATAGAGACAGAGAGCGGGGAAAAGAGAAAAGGTCAAGTGCTGGAAGCAAGGGAAGATATGGCAATTGTTCAGGTTTTCGAGGGAACAAGAGATTTGGACGTTAAGACAACCCACGTAAGGTTCACTGGTGAAACGCTGAAAGTCCCAGTTTCAATGGACATGCTCGGTAGAATATTCAACGGTATTGGTAAGCCCATTGATGGAGGTCCAGAGATAATTCCAGAGGACAGGAGAGACGTTCACGGTGCTCCTCTCAATCCAGTCGCGAGAGCTTATCCAAGAGACTTCATTCAAACAGGTGTTTCTGCCATAGATGGAATGAACACACTCGTTAGAGGTCAAAAGCTGCCAATCTTCAGCGGTAGCGGTTTACCACACAACAAATTAGCTGCACAGATAGCAAGGCAGGCAAAGGTTTTAGGTGAGGAGGAGCAGTTCGCTGTCGTCTTCGCTGCAATGGGTATTACATACGAGGAAGCTAACTTCTTCAAAAAGAGTTTTGAAGAGACAGGTGCAATTGAGAGAGCTGTGTTGTTCCTCAACTTAGCAGACGACCCAGCTATCGAGAGAATCATTACTCCAAGAATGGCCCTCACAGTTGCCGAATACTTAGCTTTCGACTACGACATGCAGGTTTTGGTAATCCTTACAGATATGACGAACTACTGTGAGGCTTTGCGTGAAATTTCAGCAGCAAGAGAGGAAGTTCCAGGAAGAAGAGGTTATCCAGGTTACCTCTACACTGACTTGGCAACAATTTACGAGAGAGCAGGTAGAGTTAGAGGAAAGAAGGGAAGCATTACCCAGATGCCAATTCTCACAATGCCCGACGACGACATAACTCACCCAATTCCAGACTTGACAGGTTACATTACAGAGGGCCAGATAGTTCTCAGTAGAGATCTACACAGAAAAGGCATCTACCCACCAATAGACGTTCTACCTTCACTTTCAAGACTCATGAAGGACGGTATCGGTAAGGGAAGAACGAGAGAAGACCACCCACAGCTTTCACAGCAGCTCTATGCAGCTTACGCTGAAGGTAGAAGCTTAAGAGATTTAGTGGCTGTCGTTGGTGAAGAAGCATTATCTGAGACCGATAGAAAGTACTTAGCCTTTGCTGACAGATTTGAGAAGGAATTCGTTGCTCAAGCATACGATGAAGACAGAAGCATTGAGGAAACACTTGACCTTGGTTGGGAATTACTTGCAATGCTTCCAGAAAGCGAGCTTAAGAGAATTGAGCCAAAGTACATCAAGAAGTATCATCCAAAGTACAGGCGCTCCTCTTGA
- a CDS encoding radical SAM protein, which yields MGIEVERLENKEARELKKFVDELIAPTHCQFCQGLDLSIDNPVHHPSYELTPACNHDCIFCYSNVAVKLGKAPKPGYYGWENPKAITISQYGEPLLSPRIVEVNKMLRERFPEARLDLQTNGSLLTEELWQRLDFDLVMISLDAASREKHRMITNADTFDKVVNALKIVGSDKSVRSIVRTIFMPGINDEDIPKIAELAASLGVDEMMLQPLTIHKLNEERLKRAGLDFERAESVRELLKVAMEAKKYIDVRISGCLLVQLKHMDALTLYNVYKVSREVAPLVKRERREV from the coding sequence ATGGGGATTGAAGTCGAGAGACTGGAAAATAAAGAAGCTAGAGAGCTAAAGAAGTTTGTCGATGAGCTGATAGCTCCAACTCACTGTCAGTTTTGTCAAGGGTTAGATTTAAGCATTGATAATCCCGTCCATCATCCTTCTTACGAGCTGACTCCAGCATGCAATCACGACTGCATCTTCTGTTATTCAAATGTGGCTGTAAAATTGGGAAAAGCACCAAAGCCCGGTTACTATGGCTGGGAAAATCCAAAAGCAATAACAATTTCTCAGTATGGAGAGCCTTTGCTCTCACCAAGAATTGTTGAAGTTAATAAGATGCTCCGTGAAAGATTTCCAGAGGCTAGGTTGGACTTGCAAACTAATGGGAGTCTTCTAACGGAGGAGCTCTGGCAAAGGCTTGATTTCGATTTAGTTATGATAAGCTTAGATGCCGCAAGCAGAGAAAAGCACAGGATGATTACGAATGCTGACACTTTTGATAAAGTTGTAAATGCCCTCAAAATAGTTGGTTCTGATAAATCTGTTCGTTCAATTGTGAGGACAATCTTTATGCCAGGGATAAATGATGAGGACATTCCAAAGATTGCTGAGCTAGCGGCTTCACTTGGAGTTGATGAAATGATGCTCCAGCCTTTAACGATACACAAGCTGAATGAAGAAAGACTAAAAAGAGCGGGTTTAGATTTTGAGAGGGCTGAAAGTGTTAGGGAGCTACTCAAAGTAGCGATGGAAGCTAAAAAATACATAGATGTCAGGATAAGCGGCTGTTTATTAGTTCAATTAAAGCATATGGACGCTTTAACATTATACAACGTTTACAAAGTTTCAAGAGAAGTCGCACCTTTGGTTAAAAGGGAGAGAAGAGAAGTTTAA